Proteins encoded together in one Streptomyces umbrinus window:
- a CDS encoding type II secretion system F family protein, with protein sequence MNLFPVVLTGGTVGAGLALLVRELLRPQPALGPALQRSAPATLTVPEPELDREEMWGRWLLARLERLPGVRIPTTNLALLGQGPGQFMLKKTALAGLGLLCPVIATIPWIIAGVSLPFYVPAGAGLLIALLLFTTPDLAVRDQAKRAREEFAHALSAYLDLVALKRATDAGPAEALEKAAEVGLGWPFLFLQGALRRARMEKIPPYQALTELAAEYKLPVLDDVADIMRGSATDGAAVYKALRARTAALNAELLADQSAEANAASERMTAPGALLAVLVMLLMAFPAVIRMLTV encoded by the coding sequence GTGAACCTGTTTCCCGTCGTCCTGACCGGTGGCACGGTAGGCGCCGGCCTCGCCCTTCTCGTGCGGGAGCTCCTGCGCCCTCAGCCCGCGTTGGGGCCAGCTTTGCAGCGCAGTGCCCCGGCCACCCTGACCGTGCCCGAGCCAGAACTGGACCGCGAGGAGATGTGGGGCCGGTGGCTGCTGGCCCGCCTCGAGCGCCTGCCCGGCGTACGGATCCCCACCACCAACCTTGCCCTGCTCGGCCAGGGGCCGGGCCAGTTCATGCTCAAGAAGACCGCGCTCGCTGGTCTGGGCCTGCTCTGCCCGGTGATCGCGACGATCCCGTGGATCATCGCTGGCGTCTCCCTGCCGTTCTACGTGCCCGCCGGTGCCGGTCTCCTCATCGCGCTGCTGCTGTTCACCACCCCGGATCTCGCGGTCCGCGACCAGGCCAAGCGGGCCCGGGAGGAGTTCGCGCACGCCCTGTCCGCCTACCTCGACCTGGTCGCGCTCAAGCGGGCCACCGACGCCGGACCCGCCGAAGCGCTGGAGAAGGCCGCCGAGGTGGGCCTCGGCTGGCCCTTCCTGTTTCTGCAGGGCGCCCTGCGCCGGGCCCGGATGGAGAAGATCCCGCCCTATCAGGCGCTGACCGAACTCGCCGCCGAGTACAAGCTGCCCGTCCTGGACGACGTCGCCGACATCATGCGCGGCTCGGCCACCGACGGCGCCGCCGTCTACAAGGCGCTACGCGCCCGGACCGCGGCGCTCAATGCCGAACTGCTGGCCGATCAGTCCGCGGAGGCGAACGCCGCCAGCGAGAGGATGACCGCCCCTGGCGCCTTGTTGGCCGTCCTGGTGATGCTGCTGATGGCGTTCCCCGCGGTCATCCGCATGCTCACCGTCTGA
- a CDS encoding type II secretion system F family protein, translated as MTLLWGLLSGMAVIGGLIGVVTGLVGTTAPRRAPLRQRWQALRAGKDRGEDVRLRRRTLAALAVVVFVAVWLVSGNFVGGALLGAAVIGVPWLISPAQMAQERIGQLEALSEWTQRLAGLLRLGMGLEQAMVTSRQGAPDELSPQIVNLSDRLRLGWRPQGALRAFAKELDDVTADKVVAALILSVNDRGPGLAQALEDLAGTVRDEVAKRRTIEADRAKPRTTVRWMTIITVGIVVAGFFVPSYTQPYSTLLGQLVLAFLTAAFIGVLALMRQLGAFRRIPRFLITDPASTVRFPPPAADPDVPVAGREPEGVTP; from the coding sequence ATGACCCTGTTGTGGGGGTTGTTGAGCGGTATGGCCGTCATCGGCGGGCTGATCGGCGTCGTGACGGGTCTCGTGGGCACGACGGCGCCACGCCGGGCTCCGCTGCGGCAGCGGTGGCAGGCCCTGCGCGCCGGGAAGGACCGGGGCGAGGACGTCCGGCTGCGCCGGCGGACCCTGGCGGCCTTGGCGGTCGTGGTCTTCGTGGCCGTGTGGCTGGTCTCGGGAAACTTCGTCGGCGGCGCGCTCCTCGGCGCGGCCGTGATCGGCGTGCCCTGGCTGATCAGCCCGGCGCAGATGGCGCAGGAACGCATCGGCCAACTGGAGGCCCTCAGCGAGTGGACTCAACGGCTGGCGGGCTTGCTCCGGCTGGGCATGGGGCTTGAGCAGGCAATGGTCACCAGCCGTCAGGGTGCACCGGACGAACTTTCCCCGCAGATCGTCAATCTGTCCGACCGGCTGCGTCTGGGCTGGCGGCCGCAGGGAGCTCTCCGCGCGTTCGCCAAGGAGCTGGACGACGTCACCGCGGACAAGGTGGTTGCTGCGCTCATCCTGTCGGTCAACGATCGCGGCCCGGGCCTGGCCCAGGCGCTGGAGGACCTGGCGGGCACGGTCCGCGACGAGGTCGCCAAGAGGCGCACCATCGAGGCGGACCGGGCGAAGCCGCGAACCACCGTGCGGTGGATGACCATCATCACCGTGGGCATTGTGGTGGCCGGGTTCTTCGTGCCGTCCTACACACAGCCGTACTCCACGCTCCTGGGGCAGCTCGTGCTCGCCTTCCTGACGGCCGCCTTCATCGGGGTCCTCGCCCTGATGCGGCAGCTGGGTGCCTTCCGCCGCATCCCGCGCTTTTTGATCACCGACCCGGCCAGCACCGTCCGGTTCCCCCCGCCCGCCGCAGATCCGGATGTGCCGGTCGCCGGCCGTGAGCCGGAAGGAGTTACGCCGTGA
- a CDS encoding CpaF family protein: MRGRPLHNDPLVSPPPGSTRQGRPHQTNGMTAGAAASTHALGTATPQVTVDYKVARHIAGQVAKQREDLLKTTPDMDRASEEQRCLDWINEAVALWSDAAAMAPQEDEVLRRAVYDLLFRAGRLQPYLDDERVEDIIVQGPGEVWLDYGDGERRMVGPIADSEEELLELLRELARGSGHNERTISTANPTLALSLQDGSRLQAITGLGPMTYAVIRRHRVSHADLDDLVRLGTIDPILRDFLGACVRAEKNIMIAGKQKAGKTTLLRAMLKEFAPECRFATIQTEDELFAHANGYHRQVVSLVGRESNGEKDVTGRGAGEVTLLDLMHPALRMSLERIVVGEVRGPEVVAMMQALTNGSGGNLCTIHARRPDIIFDRIAELYALAQDNLSEQLAYRQTANGLDFIVYVDMTDETQIGGRRHRYVSHVLELTGIGENGRPATNTVFSPGAEFGDLRAVPRMDPGCIDDLRRVGFDSALLQQPYGAWQAPLPLKVGVSR, translated from the coding sequence GTGCGCGGTAGACCCTTGCACAACGATCCCCTCGTGTCTCCGCCGCCCGGCAGCACCCGGCAGGGGCGGCCCCACCAGACGAACGGCATGACGGCCGGTGCTGCCGCGAGTACACACGCGCTCGGCACCGCCACGCCTCAGGTCACCGTCGACTACAAGGTGGCCCGGCACATCGCCGGCCAGGTCGCCAAGCAGCGCGAGGACTTGCTGAAGACGACGCCGGATATGGACCGGGCCAGCGAAGAGCAGCGCTGCCTGGACTGGATCAACGAGGCGGTCGCGCTGTGGTCGGACGCAGCGGCCATGGCGCCGCAGGAGGACGAGGTACTGCGGCGTGCCGTCTATGACCTGCTTTTTCGGGCCGGGCGGCTCCAGCCATATCTGGACGATGAGCGGGTCGAGGACATCATCGTCCAGGGCCCGGGCGAGGTGTGGCTCGACTACGGCGACGGCGAGCGCCGCATGGTCGGGCCGATCGCGGACTCGGAAGAGGAACTGCTGGAGCTGTTACGGGAGTTGGCGAGGGGGTCCGGGCACAACGAGCGCACCATCTCCACCGCGAACCCGACCCTCGCCCTGTCTCTTCAAGACGGCTCCCGCCTGCAGGCGATCACCGGTCTCGGGCCGATGACCTACGCGGTCATCCGACGGCACCGGGTCTCCCACGCCGATCTCGACGACCTGGTACGGCTGGGCACGATCGACCCGATCCTGCGCGACTTCCTCGGTGCGTGCGTGCGCGCGGAGAAGAACATCATGATCGCGGGGAAGCAGAAGGCCGGGAAGACCACGCTGCTGCGGGCGATGCTCAAGGAGTTCGCCCCTGAGTGCCGGTTCGCCACCATCCAGACCGAGGACGAGCTGTTCGCCCACGCCAACGGCTACCACCGCCAAGTCGTCTCCCTGGTCGGGCGGGAGTCCAACGGTGAGAAGGACGTCACCGGGCGCGGCGCCGGGGAGGTCACACTGCTGGACCTGATGCATCCCGCGTTGCGGATGTCGCTGGAGCGGATTGTGGTCGGCGAGGTCCGCGGTCCGGAAGTCGTCGCCATGATGCAGGCGCTGACGAACGGGTCAGGCGGCAACCTGTGCACGATCCACGCCCGGCGCCCGGACATCATCTTCGACCGGATCGCCGAGCTGTACGCGCTCGCCCAGGACAACCTGTCCGAGCAGCTCGCCTACCGCCAGACCGCCAACGGCCTGGACTTCATCGTGTACGTCGACATGACGGATGAGACGCAGATCGGCGGCCGCCGCCACCGCTACGTCTCCCACGTCCTGGAACTGACCGGGATCGGCGAGAACGGCCGTCCCGCCACCAATACGGTCTTCTCCCCCGGCGCCGAGTTCGGCGATCTGCGCGCCGTACCGAGGATGGACCCGGGCTGCATCGACGACCTGCGCCGCGTCGGCTTCGACTCCGCTCTCCTGCAGCAGCCCTACGGGGCGTGGCAGGCGCCGCTGCCGCTGAAGGTGGGGGTGAGCCGATGA